Proteins from a single region of Theileria parva strain Muguga chromosome 1, complete sequence, whole genome shotgun sequence:
- a CDS encoding UBX domain protein — protein sequence MFLYDIFSNFINFVLVPIYEALLAMFRRVSSLLTLTPTHLIEEYESKYGSIHPKIFLGSFEEARRVSLHSGKMIVLYIHSEFNDHVCRNLFTNQLIIEVIDTNYIFYMEYYKGASMRKMMDLVNCMTVPHLSVLSFQGLNRCTVVNRLEGSVEHDALVSMLLGSVEYQPPPERAESSREVIREQDEEFRRAVEIDSVKFKERDIKRRDEAQRRRTQELIKRQKKEEREKILEHRKELAKVYTNVFDKFERKEVKIRVRLPNGNRIEGEFAKNDKVEKIYEWVEASQFLENKNYKIPYNFNLSIPYPSTTLSDRNVTLENANLVPSSSLLLTSLDDTSDED from the exons ATGTTTTTGTATGATATATTTTCGAATTTCATAAACTTTGTGCTGGTGCCGATTTATGAAGCCCTTTTGGCAATGTTCAGAAGGGTGTCGTCCCTCCTAACCCTCACACCAACTCACTTAATTGAAGAATACGAGTCGAAATATGGCTCAATACACCCTAAAATATTCCTCGGAAGTTTTGAAGAA GCTAGAAGAGTTTCATTACATTCCGGGAAGATGATTGTACTATATATTCATTCAGAATTTAATGATCACGTTTGCCGTAATCTTTTCACCAACCAACTCATTATCGAAGTCATT GATACgaattatatattttatatggAATATTATAAGGGTGCGAGCATGAGGAAGATGATGGATTTGGTAAACTGTATGACAGTACCCCATCTTTCAGTACTTTCATTCCAAGGTTTGAATCGGTGTACAGTGGTAAACAGACTTGAGGGGAGTGTGGAACATGATGCACTTGTTTCGATGCTTCTGGGCTCAGTGGAGTACCAGCCACCGCCAGAAAGAGCCGAGAGTTCTCGAGAAGTTATCAGAGAACAGGATGAAGAATTCAGACGGGCAGTTGAAATCGATTCAGTGAAGTTCAAAGAACGAGATATAAAGAGGAGAGACGAGGCGCAGCGGAGAAGGACCCAGGAGCTAATCAAAAGGCAGAAGAAAGAGGAAAGggaaaaaattttagagCACAGAAAAGAACTTGCAAAAGTGTATACAAATGTGTTTGACAAATTTGAGCGTAAGGAAGTTAAGATACGAGTCAGATTACCAAATGGGAATAGAATTGAGGGCGAATTCGCCAAAAACGACAAGGTAGAAAAAATCTACGAATGGGTTGAAGCCTCCCAATTccttgaaaataaaaactaTAAAATCCCCTATAACTTCAACCTCTCTATTCCTTACCCATCAACCACACTCTCTGATAGAAATGTAACACTCGAAAATGCCAATCTGGTTCCCTCATCCTCTCTACTTCTCACTTCACTAGATGACACCTCCGACGAAGATTAA
- the MPP10 gene encoding Mpp10 family protein: MVDLSDNNLTESPWLLFTDLSVSNEFLRKNLNLNLFHLLRLKLFKKYLAEETAKKRSRKSSAVRRSQGYSNSHATKLVNSAQSLDLQQLWQFIAGNLDLNVTYFSDKIDKILLNNTLTVCKHSNDSNNTNNIDNANDTVDNTPISPLDTVDSDDDSKSLDNTLDNNDVNHLEGSENNVEDGFFKFEDMERFADEDYIEDEEFDYFDSLGEESDDSTPACDMMYSDFFDNPSTNNINSNINTNADDMDGDTEGTDDEDDVYRDDIDLTTLYDDDNSPNVDKNSLNDKNPVNGVNREKNSIDKIEEELVKEKDWSMMGEAWGYSRPRNSLLSLDLQLPYYNSTLQNTTETTDDADNSTATTDNNVGVEIIIMERIKSGIFDNIEYKRDFHPIEESKPDPAEELDFSKDKRGLGEIYEDKYKQLFSSNNSKLDAQKQLLTQMFSKLMYKLDSLSNCSFVPKIPKITTNNVSTISVETPINVIISENNTNTNKKVDSNLISVSTNRNRKKRKFKSKMKRLVKSGKMSAQEVEMLNKKMRETNKKRREELKNKKLTGLPGKDIKSRTRINTTQLLSNITQQ; encoded by the coding sequence ATGGTTGATTTGagtgataataatttaactgaGTCTCCTTGGCTGTTATTTACTGATTTATCAGTTTCAAATGAATTTCTCagaaaaaatttaaatttaaatttatttcactTACTTCGTTtgaaattgtttaaaaagtACTTGGCTGAGGAGACTGCCAAGAAAAGATCACGTAAATCCTCGGCAGTTAGGCGTTCTCAGGGCTACTCAAATTCTCATGCCACTAAACTGGTCAACTCAGCCCAAAGTTTAGATTTACAGCAACTTTGGCAATTTATTGCTGGGAATCTTGATTTAaatgtaacatattttagtgataaaattgACAAAATTTTACTCAATAATACCTTAACCGTTTGTAAACACTCGAATGACTCCAATAATACCAATAACATTGACAACGCCAATGATACAGTGGATAACACTCCTATCTCACCTCTTGATACTGTAGATAGTGATGATGATTCCAAAAGTTTGGATAATACTTTGGATAACAATGACGTGAATCATTTGGAAGGTAGTGAAAATAATGTCGAGGATGGATTCTTTAAGTTTGAGGATATGGAGAGGTTCGCAGATGAGGATTATATTGAGGATGAGGAATTCGACTACTTTGATTCACTAGGTGAAGAATCTGACGACTCAACACCAGCATGTGATATGATGTACTCAGATTTTTTCGATAACCCATCCACAAATAATATCAATTCCAATATCAATACCAATGCTGATGATATGGATGGTGATACTGAGGGTActgatgatgaagatgatgTATATAGAGATGACATCGATTTAACTACTTTATATGATGATGATAATTCACCAAatgttgataaaaattcactaaatgataaaaatccAGTTAATGGAGTGAATAGAGAAAAAAACAGTATAGATAAGATAGAGGAGGAATTGGTGAAGGAGAAGGATTGGTCAATGATGGGTGAGGCTTGGGGTTATTCTCGGCCTAGAAACTCATTACTATCACTAGATTTACAATTACCCTATTACAACTCCACGTTACAAAATACTACTGAGACCACTGATGATGCCGATAACAGTACTGCCACTACTGATAATAACGTTGGAGtggaaataataataatggaGAGGATAAAGAGTGgaatatttgataatataGAGTATAAACGTGATTTTCATCCCATAGAAGAGTCTAAACCTGATCCTGCTGAGGAGTTAGACTTTTCAAAGGATAAAAGAGGACTTGGTGAAATATATGAAGACAAATATAAACAACTGTTCTCCTcaaataatagtaaattagaCGCTCAGAAACAACTATTAACACAGATGTTCAGTAAGTTGATGTATAAACTGGACTCACTGTCAAATTGCTCCTTTGTACCTAAGATACCTAAAATTACCACTAACAATGTCTCTACCATATCTGTTGAAACTCCAATCAACGTTATAATATCCGAAAACAACACCAACACAAATAAAAAGGTTGATAGCAATTTGATAAGTGTGAGTACAAATCGTAATAGAAAGAAACGAAAATTCAAGAGTAAGATGAAGAGGTTGGTTAAAAGCGGTAAAATGAGTGCACAAGAAGTggaaatgttaaataaaaagatGAGAGAAACTAATAAGAAGAGAAGAGAGGAGCtgaagaataaaaaattaactgGGCTACCTGGTAAAGATATAAAATCAAGAACCAGGATTAACACTACACAATTACTCAGCAACATCACCCAGCAATAA
- a CDS encoding ARID/BRIGHT DNA binding domain protein — MDEEEFYENLKNFHGPEKYLELSQTNLFGAKLDLFRFYKCIRRFGNLTESMIITHWREICSEIGVLNPSDSVPPDEAQKASRYFCDLFFNFNYPNYSATHVTKYDEATNSSSSSEYINTISNSDDENGISYKNVVWMANHFLNQQKSSIHHTTGTPNTHSTDTNTTAHTTPNTKNTDTNSTPNTHNTVNTFHNTTNTLDSNNSVNSVDINPVNSVSDEQWKLSIYENNAPLTYESQTKVGNEYSIVEESNDSESEEDEDLVYDIIYELSKYIIGRIELEYSLKILLKTLIISNLPDIPNLISTLSLINFQYTSELTKSQQTESNIKIIITVNNILILIVRNSFINYEDSSTGDTIDNGINDKLTLYDQATVCLNSLQHSTITLFKLFTSNKNRVNVLDMYSESDILRLSDTLNSILLLIKYLIIISTSQWQFDLLHLFINQVLSSLINNINSSGAGSAVIGTCNTVGNTSDGATEVVNEHVLESLQVFMKGCNELCKKLKSKFSLKTIVDLYTLSVRILKSEALSNSLKKEIFELLLTIHTYFHFSNHHMHNNIQFVLQCFIHNLVNPTHTTVNTGSAVNSSNSANTSNCVNSSNGVKSDNRVSGDNYDSIFKRRKRSRDENMKCVFNNPDNTNTTTNASNNTSNHTNTGATNISTNRDGMDNKADVNVNMECSVKSEENDGNTPEGDDSVVGTIGNNSSDANGKKSVDVGEGNCVENNEGVRENEQLTLEDSISFLQFYYKTVFGIFANQSATLPILDNTNDNDNNKANNTNKDKDKMNDVDVDENEMNEIICKCIEKLLEYSFCSEMLEKNYEKLLECAFKEHSKSLWSLIHKLLSKCSHFTLNCSNTNYHITHFKQIL; from the exons ATGGACGAAGAagaattttatgaaaatcTAAAGAATTTTCATGGTCCTGAGAAGTATTTGGAGTTGTCTCAAACTAACCTATTTGGAGCCAAGCTTGACTTGTTCCGTTTCTACAAATGTATTAGACGTTTTGGAAACTTAACTGAGTCTATGATCATCACACATTGGAGGGAGATCTGTTCCGAGATCGGTGTTTTAAACCCATCTGACTCCGTACCACCCGACGAGGCTCAAAAGGCCTCTCGTTACTTTTGTGATCTTTTTTTCAACTTCAATTATCCAAACTACTCTGCCACTCATGTAACCAAATATGATGAAGCCACCAATTCATCCTCTTCATCTGAATATATCAATACAATTTCTAATAG tgATGATGAGAATGGAATATCATATAAAAATGTCGTTTGGATGGCCAATCATTTTCTAAACCAACAAAAAAGCAGCATCCATCACACTACTGGCACTCCTAATACTCACAGTACTGACACTAATACCACTGCCCATACTACTCCAAACACCAAGAATACTGACACTAATAGTACTCCAAACACCCataacactgttaacacATTCCATAATACCACCAACACACTtgatagtaataatagtgttaacagCGTTGACATTAACCCTGTAAACAGCGTAAGTGATGAACAATGGAAACTGTCAAtatatgaaaataatgCTCCATTAACATATGAATCTCAAACTAAAGTGGGTAAtgagtatagtatagtggAGGAATCAAACGACAGTGAGAGTGAGGAAGATGAGGATTTGGTGTATGACATAATATATGAATTATcaaagtatataattggTAGAATAGAATTAGAGTATAGTCTTAAGATACTCTTGAAAACTCTAATAATAAGTAATTTGCCAGATATTCCCAACCTCATTAGTACTCTGTCACTCATCAACTTCCAGTACACTAGCGAACTCACTAAATCACAACAAACTGAGTcaaacataaaaattatcatcacagtaaataatatactaatattgATAGTGAGAAATTCGTTCATTAACTACGAAGATTCGTCAACAGGTGATACTATTGATAACGGAAtcaatgataaattaacactatatGACCAGGCCACAGTTTGTCTAAACTCGTTGCAACACTCTACTATTACTCTTTTTAAGCTATTCACCAGTAATAAGAATCGGGTTAATGTTTTGGATATGTATTCCGAAAGTGATATTTTGAGATTGTCAGATACATTGAACAGTATATTacttttgataaaatatttaataatcaTCTCAACATCTCAATGGCAATTTGATCTATTACACCTCTTCATTAATCAAGTCTTATCATCTCTcatcaataatattaatagtagtGGTGCGGGTAGTGCAGTGATTGGCACATGTAACACAGTTGGTAATACTAGTGATGGTGCAACGGAAGTGGTAAATGAGCATGTATTGGAAAGTCTACAAGTGTTTATGAAAGGGTGCAATGAGTTGTGTAAGAAGTTGAAGAGTAAATTTTCCCTAAAGACAATAGTGGATTTGTACACCTTGTCAGTTCGGATCCTCAAGTCTGAGGCTCTTTCTAACTCACTGAAGAAGGAAATTTTTGAACTTTTACTCACAATTCACACTTACTTTCACTTCTCAAATCATCACATGCATAATAACATACAATTTGTCCTACAATGTTTCATACACAACCTCGTCAACCCCACCCATACCACTGTTAACACTGGCAGTGCAGTTAACAGTAGTAACAGTGCTAACACTAGTAATTGTGTTAATAGTAGTAATGGTGTTAAGAGTGATAATCGAGTGTCTGGGGACAACTATGATTCCATTTTTAAGAGAAGAAAAAGGAGTAGAGATGAGAATATGAAATGTGTTTTCAATAACCCAGATAATACCAATACCACCACTAATGCTAGCAATAACACGAGTAATCATACTAACACTGGCGCCACTAATATCAGTACAAACCGTGATGGAATGGATAACAAAGCTGATGTTAACGTCAATATGGAATGCTCAGTAAAAAGTGAGGAAAATGATGGAAATACTCCTGAAGGCGATGACTCTGTAGTGGGTACTATTGGAAATAATTCGTCTGATGCGAATGGAAAAAAGTCGGTTGATGTGGGTGAGGGTAATTGTGTGGAGAATAATGAAGGTGTTCGGGAAAATGAACAACTTACATTAGAAGAttcaatttcatttttacaattttattataaaactGTTTTTGGCATATTCGCCAATCAATCTGCGACATTACCAATACTAGATAATACTAAcgataatgataataataaggctaataataccaataaggataaagataaaatgAATGATGTGGATGTGGATGAGAATGAAATGAATGAgataatatgtaaatgtATAGAGAAGTTGTTGGAATATTCATTTTGTTCCGAAATGCTGGAGAAGAATTACGAAAAATTGCTGGAATGCGCTTTTAAAGAGCATTCAAAGTCACTGTGGAGCTTAATTCACAAGTTATTGTCCAAATGTAGTCACTTTACACTCAACTGCAGCAATACCAACTATcacattacacattttaaacaaattctCTAA
- the serS gene encoding Serine--tRNA ligase, with protein MFLCLILLTLCLKFVFFTDSFILYNKLLFNSAPTRFGPSFKHTNLTLQLYNTPVKKSLNNLHNTTLHNSTATVNTVENPVITSTPLINKVDTNNNSLLDDSLELNKTEGLYTDSEQYKLLSKYFSVEESVTEKEYLPLKDRFITKVEGPEVYFPVEYTLECISVVPELFQSNFLLRGEDHWSELIQIRSLFRRKTEILNQISKLTAEKSDSSKTFFIKNCVNSLLRSVIIGARNKIRELKSELNTVEQELTALRLKLPNLLHPEVTDNNTVLKPAKYSNNAVLKSKLDHVDVINRLCPRYIERAVSISGKGFSSYCTPLATLSRALVNYFLDTLTRLFDYTEVVVPLIVTKSTLELTGHLPYFEDNLYKLDDSNVFNGETGYLIPTSEVSLLGLFKGGKFKANSLPKFFTAYSECFRKEIQDYGANARGLIRQHQFGKVELLCFCPPDSSEYAHSLMLSHIEFLLNQLELPYQQVLLSAKETGHTCSKTIDCEVPLPSKNFFLELSSCSNTKDFQTNPLNITTDTLNRVHSVNGSGLAIGRTITALLEYNTIKRENGLIQVKIPKPLQQYLNNSTLILENPVETI; from the exons ATGTTTTTATGcttaatactgttaacactTTGTTTGAAATTTGTTTTCTTCACAGATTCGTTTATTttgtacaataaattattatttaattcgGCTCCAACGAGATTTGGGCCTTCCTTCAAACACACAAACTTAACTTTACAACTTTATAACACACCAG TCAAAAAATCACTAAACAACCTTCATAACACAACTTTACATAATTCTACTGCtactgttaacactgttgaAAACCCGGTTATCACGAGCACACCGTTAATCAACAAAGTtgatactaataataatagtcTATTGGATGATTCATTAGAATTAAACAAGACTGAGGGATTATATACAGATTCAGAGcagtataaattattatcaaagtATTTTAGTGTTGAGGAGAGTGTGACCGAGAAGGAATACTTGCCTTTAAAGGATCGTTTTATTACTAAAGTTGAGGGTCCTGAGGTTTACTTTCCTGTTGAGTATACTTTGGAGTGTATTTCTGTAGTTCCTGAGCTTTTTCAAAGTAATTTTCTACTGAGGGGTGAGGATCATTGGTCAGAACTAATCCAAATCCGCTCGCTTTTTAGGCGTAAAACTGAGATTTTGAATCAAATTTCTAAGCTTACAGCCGAGAAATCGGATTCCTCAAAGACATTTTTCATCAAAAACTGTGTCAACTCACTTCTCAGAAGTGTAATTATTGGGGCcagaaataaaattagagAGTTGAAAAGTGAGTTAAACACTGTGGAACAGGAACTGACGGCCTTAAGATTAAAGCTTCCAAACCTTCTGCATCCAGAAGTTACAGATAATAACACAGTTTTAAAACCTGCAAAATACAGTAACAACGCTGTGTTAAAGAGTAAATTAGACCACGTTGATGTAATTAACAGGTTATGTCCAAGGTATATAGAACGTGCAGTAAGTATTAGCGGTAAGGGGTTTTCATCATATTGTACACCTTTAGCAACACTTTCCAGAGcattagttaattattttctgGATACTCTGACCAGGTTGTTTGATTATACTGAGGTGGTTGTACCATTAATTGTGACGAAATCAACTTTGGAATTAACTGGTCATTTGCCCTATTTTGAGGATAACTTGTATAAACTTGATGATAGTAATGTTTTTAATGGTGAAACTGGTTATTTAATACCGACTTCAGAGGTTTCATTATTAGGTTTATTCAAGGGCGGTAAATTTAAGGCTAACAGTTTGCCCAAATTTTTCACAGCGTATAGTGAATGTTTTAGGAAAGAAATACAAGATTACGGAGCTAACGCCAGAGGTTTAATAAGGCAGCATCAGTTCGGAAAAGTTGAACTACTTTGTTTTTGTCCACCAGATTCCTCAGAATACGCTCACTCACTGATGCTCAGTCACATTGAGTTTCTGCTAAATCAGTTAGAACTTCCATATCAACAGGTACTTCTAAGTGCTAAGGAAACTGGCCATACTTGTTCCAAAACTATCGACTGCGAAGTCCCTCTACCCTCAAAAAACTTCTTTCTCGAACTCTCGAGCTGCTCAAACACTAAAGACTTTCAAACCAACCCACTCAACATTACCACTGATACTCTTAACA GAGTTCATAGTGTAAATGGATCAGGATTAGCAATTGGAAGAACAATAACGGCATTGTTGGAGTATAATACCATAAAAAGAGAAAACGGGTTAATACAAGTCAAGATACCAAAACCGTTACAACAATATCTTAATAACAGTACATTAATATTGGAAAATCCAGTTGAAACTATTTGA
- a CDS encoding putative integral membrane protein, protein MWKIRSLTRNFVRYYSTSNKLLLDKADSEVKNELEKRLLEVLPQNWYKDKVIKIQKIISNSFLILLFTGGFLANFFDDRNKELSRMIITSEIHLMSSYLAFTSGIQSGLQHYLSCGIVQRRFNWIPHYRQGVAISGVLASTFASSNSDVSSKRVLSILLMSYLGILGNEYLFAKLKLSPQWMKLHSKKKAISITMGILLLLMCESQVINGKTPEL, encoded by the exons ATGTGGAAAATTAGAAGCTTAACCCGTAACTTTGTCAGGTATTACTCTACCAGTAATAAGTTATTACTGGATAAGGCTGATTCTGaggttaaaaatgagttGGAAAAGAGATTGCTCGAAGTTTTACCACAAAATTGGTACAAAGataaagttattaaaattcaaaaaatcatttcaaattcttttttaattttactcttcACTGGGGGGTTCCTAGCGAATTTTTTTGATG atAGGAATAAGGAATTATCAAGAATGATAATAACTTCGGAAATACACTTAATGAGTTCATATTTAGCATTTACT TCTGGAATACAATCGGGATTACAGCATTATTTAAGCTGTGGAATTGTTCAA AGAAGGTTTAATTGGATACCTCATTATAGACAAGGTGTTGCAATTTCCGGTGTATTAGCTTCAACTTTTGCTTCAA GCAATAGTGACGTATCCTCCAAAAGAGTATTAAGTATACTGTTGATGTCGTATTTGGGAATTTTGGGAAATGAATACCTCTTTGCGAAACTGAAATTATCACCTCAATG gATGAAGTTGCATTCCAAGAAAAAGGCAATTTCCATCACAATGG gcatattattattactgaTGTGTGAATCACAAGTTATCAATGGGAAAACACCAGaactataa
- the RSPH10B2 gene encoding MORN repeat family protein translates to MASVKSKASDITFVSDQSTSSAKNTYAGQVFDGLFHGSGTFYYNDFERYEGDFVLGKREGRGKFYYADGSVYEGEWLNDKINGHGIAYFSSGNYYEGNWENGRINGYGTLKYANGDVYEGDWLEGAMHGHGTYQYSEGDVYVGQWRQDKRHGKGTITYVDKLGNPCEKYEGDWVDNIMNGKGMYKYADGSYYDGDWYNGKMHGTGKYVYADGNKYEGEWVEDTKQGFGILSYANGEKYEGFWQNDKCHGSGILFYATNDKYNGEWVNGRKHGPGEIIYVNGDRFRGNWEDDHANGNGIYEYSNGNRYEGDWVMDKRHGTGTFFCKQDASTYRGGFVNGKKEGYGTLTLGCGHIVHGIWHYGSLVSIDNFEISPTSPWNNPDL, encoded by the exons ATGGCATCGGTAAAATCTAAAGCGAGTGATATCACCTTTGTGAGTGATCAGAGTACATCTTCGGCTAAGAACACTTACGCTGGACAGGTTTTTGACGGGTTATTTCACGGTTCTGGAACGTTTTACTACAACGATTTTGAACGTTATGAAGGTGACTTTGTTCTCGGGAAGCGTGAAGGACGCGGTAAATTTTACTACGCAGACGGCTCAGTTTATGAAGGCGAATGGCtcaatgataaaataaatggtCACGGGATTGCTTATTTCTCATCCGGAAACTATTATGAAG GTAACTGGGAGAATGGACGTATAAATGGATATGGAACCTTGAAGTATGCAAATGGTGATGTATATGAGGGCGACTGGTTAGAGGGTGCAATGCATGGCCACGGTACTTACCAGTACAGTGAAGGTGACGTTTACGTCGGCCAGTGGAGGCAAGACAAACGTCATGGAAAGGGAACTATAACTTACGTTGACAAACTTGGAAACCCTTGCGAAAAGTATGAAGGAGATTGGGTCGACAATATTATGAATGGAAAAGGAATGTACAAATATGCCGATGGAAGTTATTACGATG GTGATTGGTATAATGGAAAGATGCACGGCACTGGGAAATATGTTTATGCTGATGGTAACAAATATGAGGGTGAATGGGTTGAAGACACTAAACAGgg ATTTGGAATATTGAGTTATGCCAATGGTGAGAAATATGAGGGGTTTTGGCAGAATGACAAGTGCCATGGTTCCggtatattattttatgcCACcaatgataaatataatggTGAATGGGTTAATGGTAGAAAACACGGCCCTGGTGAAATTATATACGTTAATGGAGATCGCTTTAGAG gTAATTGGGAAGATGACCATGCAAATGGCAATGGAATTTACGAATATTCCAACGGTAATCGCTATGAAG GTGATTGGGTAATGGATAAGAGGCATGGAACTGGCACATTTTTTTGTAAGCAGGATGCTTCAACTTATCGGGGCGGGTTTGTCAATGGAAAGAAGGAAGGTTATGGGACTCTTACGCTTGGCTGTGGACATATTGTACATGGAATCTGGCACTATGGCTCACTCGTCTCTATTGACAATTTCGAAATCTCACCCACTTCACCATGGAATAATCCCGATCTTTAA